From Stigmatella erecta, one genomic window encodes:
- the rdgC gene encoding recombination-associated protein RdgC, translating into MPVLRGAVTFSRFLVEPAEDAPADLKRSLVRALKARAFEPIDRKSEEERASGFVELENSEGTDFSPGSVSYGEYTLFAYRVDTLKVPGPVLRAELNKWAAAFEKEKGRPPGRSEKAEGRASLRQMLRNRAVPGTKVHDLSWNLEARQLQIWAASRTAVEEVMNAVETAFKVKLLPLVPAAMAERNGLAEASLGPTAELLGVELSAEVSHGEA; encoded by the coding sequence ATGCCCGTCCTGCGTGGAGCTGTCACCTTCTCGCGCTTCCTCGTCGAGCCTGCCGAGGACGCGCCCGCGGACCTCAAGCGCTCGCTCGTCCGCGCGCTCAAGGCCCGTGCCTTCGAACCCATTGATCGCAAGAGCGAGGAGGAGCGCGCCTCCGGCTTCGTCGAGCTGGAGAACTCGGAAGGCACCGACTTCTCCCCCGGCAGCGTCTCCTATGGGGAGTACACCCTGTTCGCCTACCGCGTGGACACGCTCAAGGTGCCCGGCCCCGTGCTGCGCGCCGAGCTCAACAAGTGGGCCGCCGCCTTCGAGAAGGAGAAGGGCCGGCCGCCGGGCCGCTCGGAGAAGGCCGAGGGCCGCGCCTCGCTGCGGCAGATGCTGCGCAACCGCGCCGTGCCCGGCACCAAGGTGCATGACCTGAGCTGGAACCTGGAGGCCCGCCAGCTTCAGATCTGGGCCGCCTCGCGCACCGCCGTGGAAGAGGTGATGAACGCCGTGGAGACCGCCTTCAAGGTGAAGCTGCTGCCGCTGGTGCCCGCCGCCATGGCGGAGCGCAACGGCCTCGCGGAGGCCTCGCTGGGGCCCACCGCGGAGCTGCTGGGCGTGGAGCTGTCCGCGGAGGTGAGCCATGGGGAGGCGTGA
- a CDS encoding serine/threonine protein kinase translates to MGCVRCQIEHPIRTVCPSLPGSSRPEEGAAQGGLLHGPLVLQKQLGSGATGTVYLAQHMSTGAEFALKVLHPHLASNTAVKDRFYVEAHVASRVVHPSVTRILDARPGPGGLPSLLMEHVVGESFSSLPLPLPCADVVWMLGQVLEGLEAAHSRGVVHRDLKPDNLVLTRPKDGTPRVKVLDFGMVSVLAASFSQDELNAGMALGSPAYMAPEQWETTAADTRMDVYSLGVVGYRLVTGRLPFGGGRMGEVLLGQPEVRPLPPHVVDARVPKALSEALMRAIARRPEERFQSAREFRDALLEAAPQAPVREAAPVRAPASTPTPVPVLTPAPQAGLQVRVRGLSGQGTHTVEVREVRPDGLFIAHDGPLPQRAARLPMELTFQGKALLCIADVVRHVSKDEARILGITAGFSVRFAEPSEPLRQMLSQVIARTAPPKAESAEPPADQELAQLLSRTAALMHDPYVLLGLAPSASFEEVRQRAETALRKLEGFRQRPLPAAQRKELMTLGSRVDAARRTLGDPLSRVGFDATRGNAHGIARCMAAGVSQEAVEPLRRAFLTARPGAEEKSRTFLTRARQLETQNALRPAIDCYAKALALDPLNLPFQRHYWTLQRQVRAVTTVVPAVAL, encoded by the coding sequence ATGGGATGTGTTCGTTGCCAGATTGAACATCCGATCCGGACGGTCTGCCCGTCTCTTCCGGGCTCGTCCCGGCCGGAGGAAGGGGCAGCCCAGGGCGGGCTGCTGCACGGGCCGCTCGTTCTTCAGAAGCAGCTGGGCTCGGGGGCGACCGGCACCGTGTACCTCGCCCAGCACATGTCCACCGGGGCGGAGTTCGCCCTGAAGGTGCTGCACCCGCACCTGGCCTCCAACACCGCCGTGAAGGACCGGTTCTACGTGGAGGCCCACGTGGCCTCCCGCGTCGTGCACCCCAGCGTCACCCGCATTCTCGATGCGCGCCCGGGGCCCGGGGGGCTGCCGAGCCTGTTGATGGAGCACGTGGTGGGCGAGTCCTTCTCGTCGTTGCCGCTGCCCCTGCCGTGCGCGGATGTGGTGTGGATGCTGGGCCAGGTGCTCGAAGGGCTGGAGGCAGCGCACTCCCGCGGCGTGGTGCACCGGGACCTCAAGCCCGACAACCTCGTGCTCACCCGTCCCAAGGACGGGACGCCCCGGGTGAAGGTGCTCGACTTCGGCATGGTCAGCGTCCTGGCCGCCAGCTTCTCCCAGGACGAGCTGAACGCCGGCATGGCCCTGGGCTCGCCGGCCTACATGGCGCCGGAGCAGTGGGAGACCACCGCGGCCGACACCCGCATGGATGTGTATTCGCTGGGCGTGGTGGGCTACCGGCTCGTCACGGGCCGCCTGCCGTTCGGCGGGGGGCGGATGGGCGAGGTGCTGCTCGGCCAGCCCGAGGTCCGGCCCCTGCCTCCCCATGTCGTCGATGCGCGGGTGCCCAAGGCCCTCTCCGAGGCGTTGATGCGGGCCATCGCCCGGCGCCCCGAGGAGCGCTTCCAGAGCGCCCGGGAGTTCCGCGACGCGCTGCTCGAGGCCGCGCCCCAGGCGCCCGTGCGCGAGGCCGCGCCGGTGCGTGCGCCTGCCTCCACGCCCACGCCCGTGCCCGTGCTGACGCCCGCGCCTCAGGCGGGCCTTCAGGTCCGGGTCCGGGGGCTTTCAGGGCAGGGGACGCACACCGTGGAGGTCCGGGAGGTGCGGCCCGACGGCCTCTTCATCGCGCATGACGGGCCGTTGCCGCAGCGGGCGGCCCGGCTGCCCATGGAGCTCACCTTCCAGGGGAAGGCGCTGCTGTGCATCGCCGATGTGGTGCGCCACGTGTCCAAGGACGAGGCCCGGATTCTCGGCATCACCGCGGGCTTCTCCGTCCGCTTCGCCGAGCCCTCCGAGCCGCTGCGGCAGATGCTCTCCCAGGTGATCGCCCGCACCGCGCCGCCCAAGGCGGAGTCCGCGGAGCCACCGGCCGATCAGGAGCTGGCCCAGCTCCTGTCCCGCACCGCCGCGCTGATGCATGACCCCTATGTCCTGCTCGGCCTGGCGCCGTCGGCCAGCTTCGAGGAGGTGCGCCAGCGCGCGGAGACGGCGCTGCGCAAGCTGGAGGGCTTCCGGCAGCGCCCGCTGCCCGCTGCCCAGCGCAAGGAGCTGATGACGCTGGGCTCGCGCGTGGATGCGGCGCGGCGCACGCTGGGAGATCCCCTGTCGCGCGTGGGCTTCGATGCCACCCGGGGCAACGCCCATGGCATCGCCCGGTGCATGGCCGCCGGTGTGTCCCAGGAGGCCGTGGAGCCCCTGCGCCGTGCATTCCTCACCGCCCGGCCCGGCGCGGAGGAGAAGTCGCGGACGTTCCTCACGCGGGCCCGGCAGCTGGAGACCCAGAATGCCCTGCGCCCCGCCATCGACTGCTACGCCAAGGCCCTGGCCCTGGACCCGCTCAACCTGCCCTTCCAGCGCCACTACTGGACGCTCCAGCGGCAGGTGCGCGCGGTGACGACGGTGGTGCCCGCAGTGGCCCTGTAG
- a CDS encoding YcjF family protein, with the protein MDFNLADEVRRQLEEALSKRGRVNIVIAGRSGVGKSTLVNAVFQGNLAETGQGRPVTRSAREYSKEGLPLTILDTRGLEMDQYAETTRQLEDEVRARAADADAKRHLHVAWVCLSEDSRRVEQGESAVAEMLARYMPVVAVITKSRSDQGFREQVLQLMPVARNAMRVRALREQDDEGHVLEPRGLQELVDVTMELVPEAQRNAFAAAQKVSVEQKRTRAHAIVGSAATLAGTIGATPIPFSDALVIVPVQIGMLASISAVFGLPLSQAFLSTLISSASGGLVATLSGQTIVSGLLKLVPGVGTLVGAAISAATAIAVTTLFGEGYISVLSKLFLRNQGEPPTEEEVAKAFREELHGRSSSRR; encoded by the coding sequence ATGGATTTCAACCTCGCGGACGAGGTGCGGCGCCAGCTGGAGGAGGCGCTGAGCAAGCGGGGCCGGGTCAACATCGTCATCGCCGGGCGCAGCGGGGTGGGCAAGAGCACCCTGGTGAATGCCGTCTTCCAGGGCAACCTGGCGGAGACGGGCCAGGGCCGTCCGGTGACCCGGAGCGCGCGGGAGTATTCGAAGGAGGGGCTGCCCCTCACCATCCTCGACACCCGCGGGTTGGAGATGGACCAGTACGCGGAGACGACGCGCCAACTGGAGGACGAGGTGCGCGCGCGCGCGGCGGACGCGGACGCGAAGCGCCACCTGCACGTGGCCTGGGTGTGCCTCTCCGAGGACTCGCGCCGGGTGGAGCAGGGCGAGTCGGCCGTCGCGGAGATGCTCGCCCGGTACATGCCGGTGGTGGCGGTCATCACCAAGTCCCGCTCGGACCAGGGCTTCCGGGAGCAGGTGCTCCAGCTCATGCCCGTGGCGCGCAACGCCATGCGCGTCCGCGCGCTGCGGGAGCAAGACGACGAGGGCCACGTGCTGGAGCCGCGGGGGCTCCAGGAACTCGTGGACGTGACGATGGAGCTGGTGCCCGAGGCCCAGCGCAACGCGTTCGCCGCCGCGCAGAAGGTCAGCGTGGAGCAGAAGCGCACGCGGGCCCACGCCATCGTGGGCAGCGCCGCCACGCTGGCGGGCACCATTGGCGCCACGCCCATTCCCTTCTCGGACGCGCTCGTCATCGTGCCAGTGCAGATTGGCATGCTGGCGAGCATCAGCGCCGTGTTCGGCTTGCCCCTGAGCCAGGCCTTCCTCTCCACGCTGATCAGCTCGGCGAGCGGGGGGCTGGTGGCGACGCTCTCGGGACAGACGATTGTCTCGGGCCTGCTGAAGCTCGTGCCGGGCGTGGGCACCCTCGTGGGCGCCGCCATCTCGGCGGCCACGGCCATCGCGGTGACGACCCTCTTCGGAGAGGGCTACATCTCCGTCTTATCGAAGCTCTTCCTGCGCAACCAGGGCGAGCCCCCCACGGAGGAGGAAGTGGCGAAGGCCTTCCGGGAGGAGCTCCATGGCCGGAGCTCCTCTCGCCGCTGA
- a CDS encoding DUF5953 family protein produces the protein MTKRRTLILIVYAPALVGDDGRTLAVVHGIERALPGVRLEWELSKAGRPIALPQRDGWLAEASVRGKFPLLCNGDESYPVTVTGWETPARQNAGGQPQFEVHVELPLDATSIAAAADLLDGVAEGARAFWGRATPDGAALDIAYQIAPTREGPPSPTRGLPALKLFKDIRAPEIPYYLGWLNYWSDAAARAIGFPDPSRDADLLSRARHTERGGWIVRLTDTPLDLDIPSHLEALLRAYERFPEIGGRVPQR, from the coding sequence ATGACCAAGCGGAGAACCCTTATCCTCATCGTCTACGCGCCTGCGCTTGTAGGAGACGACGGCCGCACGCTCGCAGTCGTCCACGGAATCGAACGGGCGCTTCCCGGTGTGCGCTTGGAGTGGGAGCTGTCAAAGGCGGGGCGGCCCATCGCGTTGCCGCAACGCGATGGGTGGCTCGCTGAGGCGAGCGTGCGAGGGAAGTTTCCGCTGCTGTGCAACGGTGACGAGAGTTACCCCGTGACGGTTACAGGATGGGAAACACCTGCGCGCCAAAACGCGGGCGGCCAGCCACAATTCGAAGTCCATGTCGAGTTGCCGCTGGATGCAACCAGCATCGCAGCGGCGGCGGATCTGTTGGATGGCGTGGCAGAAGGCGCACGCGCGTTCTGGGGACGTGCGACGCCCGACGGCGCTGCGCTGGACATCGCGTATCAAATAGCCCCCACCCGGGAAGGGCCGCCGTCCCCCACCCGTGGGCTGCCCGCGCTCAAGCTCTTCAAGGATATTCGCGCGCCGGAGATTCCCTATTACCTCGGGTGGCTGAACTACTGGTCGGATGCTGCCGCTCGGGCTATCGGCTTCCCGGATCCCTCACGTGACGCGGACTTGCTCTCTCGGGCGCGGCACACCGAGAGGGGCGGGTGGATCGTGCGGCTTACAGATACGCCGCTCGATCTCGACATCCCCTCGCACCTAGAGGCGCTCTTACGCGCGTATGAGCGCTTCCCGGAGATTGGCGGGCGCGTGCCTCAGCGCTGA
- a CDS encoding DUF6310 domain-containing protein, giving the protein MSGGLSEPGPTGERSPRAKCCPTRHHGAELSEHSGRLPRGTGPALTRPAPSSLKGRGMNLRTCSALRQAVAVAGVVAGCATSPEGPETQEAPETYAWAPVRPPAVPGTGLPTPGQPGQVHPQPLPQSPHKRVLPPTREPGLWAGDAPRASQEPEAKPTPERPRANRRDPPAPVTAERRRPECEPIPVPHAGEDPPHNECADRFPPNRYPGKDVLVGGKRFDALQVGVRVLWEIKTHRFDAYSDFIQRQTILEQVPLLQEERDIAEACGYGFVVGVSTQAHKDALLQRDPRLDIVVTGCMR; this is encoded by the coding sequence ATGTCCGGGGGCTTAAGCGAACCAGGCCCCACAGGTGAGCGCAGCCCGCGCGCGAAGTGCTGTCCGACGCGGCACCACGGGGCCGAGCTGTCAGAGCATTCTGGCAGACTCCCGAGGGGAACTGGCCCAGCGTTGACCCGCCCCGCCCCTTCTTCGCTGAAAGGACGCGGAATGAACCTCCGAACTTGCAGCGCACTCCGCCAAGCCGTTGCCGTTGCCGGAGTTGTAGCTGGGTGCGCCACCTCTCCAGAGGGGCCTGAGACTCAAGAGGCGCCTGAGACCTACGCTTGGGCGCCTGTGCGCCCACCGGCTGTGCCCGGCACGGGCCTCCCCACCCCCGGGCAGCCAGGGCAGGTTCACCCCCAACCCCTGCCGCAGAGCCCACACAAGCGCGTGTTGCCGCCCACCCGGGAGCCGGGCCTTTGGGCCGGAGACGCTCCTCGGGCCTCGCAGGAACCGGAGGCGAAACCCACACCGGAGAGGCCCAGGGCGAACAGGAGGGACCCGCCTGCCCCGGTGACGGCGGAGCGCCGCCGCCCAGAGTGCGAGCCCATCCCAGTGCCACACGCGGGCGAAGATCCTCCGCATAACGAGTGCGCCGATAGGTTTCCGCCAAACCGCTACCCCGGAAAGGACGTGCTCGTGGGCGGCAAGCGCTTTGATGCGCTGCAAGTCGGCGTGCGCGTGCTGTGGGAGATCAAGACCCATCGATTCGACGCGTACTCTGACTTCATCCAGCGGCAGACGATCCTGGAGCAAGTGCCATTGCTACAGGAAGAGCGGGACATCGCGGAGGCATGTGGATACGGCTTCGTCGTTGGGGTGAGCACCCAAGCCCACAAGGATGCGTTACTGCAACGGGATCCCAGACTTGATATCGTCGTCACGGGGTGCATGCGATGA